One region of Nycticebus coucang isolate mNycCou1 chromosome 10, mNycCou1.pri, whole genome shotgun sequence genomic DNA includes:
- the LOC128595654 gene encoding ubiquitin-like protein 5 produces the protein MSKVVCNDHLGKKVCVKCHTDTTGDLKKLFAAQTGTRWNKIVLKKWYTIFKDHMSLGDYEIHDGMNLELYYQ, from the coding sequence ATGAGCAAGGTTGTTTGCAACGACCATCTGGGGAAGAAGGTCTGTGTTAAATGCCACACTGACACCACTGGGGACCTTAAGAAGCTGTTTGCAGCCCAAACTGGCACCCGTTGGAACAAGATTGTCCTGAAGAAGTGGTACACAATTTTTAAGGACCACATGTCTCTAGGGGACTATGAAATCCATGATGGGATGAACTTGGAGCTTTATTACCAATAG